One stretch of Candidatus Neomarinimicrobiota bacterium DNA includes these proteins:
- a CDS encoding CsgG/HfaB family protein, with product MKTAGIQFLLWFLCFTAILCAQRNESLAVLDLEGRGISAAETASLTDRLRSELVKTAEVTVVERGQMNRILTEQDFQLTGCTSDECAVEVGQLLGVSQMVAGSIGKLGNTYLLDIRIINVQTGAIVETMTRNYRGEIDGLIEQIESLAWDIVGKPRLEEITLMEEEPEPVPEPEEVAQPKKKSRWLLYVAGAAILGGGAAYLLTSGGAAPPVSDIPLPPQLPPVE from the coding sequence ATGAAGACAGCTGGCATCCAGTTCCTACTCTGGTTCCTTTGTTTTACGGCGATACTCTGTGCTCAGCGGAATGAATCGCTCGCAGTCCTGGATCTGGAAGGCCGCGGCATCTCGGCCGCCGAAACTGCATCCTTAACCGACCGGCTGCGATCCGAGCTGGTCAAGACGGCGGAGGTGACGGTCGTTGAGCGGGGGCAGATGAACCGGATCCTGACGGAGCAGGACTTCCAGCTCACCGGCTGCACCTCGGACGAATGCGCCGTGGAAGTGGGCCAGCTGCTGGGTGTCTCGCAGATGGTCGCCGGCTCCATCGGCAAGCTGGGCAACACCTATCTGCTGGATATCCGCATCATCAACGTGCAGACCGGCGCTATCGTCGAGACCATGACCCGCAACTACCGCGGCGAGATCGACGGCCTCATCGAACAGATCGAGTCCCTGGCCTGGGACATCGTAGGCAAGCCGAGACTGGAAGAGATCACACTAATGGAGGAAGAGCCCGAGCCGGTTCCTGAGCCCGAAGAGGTGGCCCAACCGAAGAAGAAGTCACGCTGGCTGCTCTACGTGGCCGGGGCTGCTATCCTCGGCGGTGGGGCGGCGTACCTGCTCACGAGCGGTGGCGCGGCACCACCCGTATCAGATATCCCTCTGCCACCCCAACTGCCGCCGGTGGAGTGA
- a CDS encoding beta strand repeat-containing protein translates to MLIPHLGLAQSWISSTSPSRNALNSDKSTNINIEFSQDINSATLTNSTIKVNGSQSGLHTSTDINYNAGTRIVVFNPDTDFKVGEFVSVTLTTGIKNSGGSSMTTPYIWTFAIGTTAGTGMFGSAGSVSVGDLPKSIATNDYDGDGDLDMAIANWSSHNVSIVMNDGNGNFTVNSTINVGNYPTSIIAADFDADGDADLSVLNNGSKTVSILKNNGSGTFSQFSSANTGSAGGNSLANGDFDGDGDLDLVVVETSSTEAESIILRNDGIGNFALEQTLLFSTRLFSATPGDFDGDADLDLAFSHNVATVTIMVNNGSGNFTLGSTLSVGDGTRGITNGDIDNDGDLDICVVNTNSNTVSILKNDGTGTFIEDSTPSVGASPQAIAIGDFDSDGDLDLGTANYGSSTASILKNDAAGNFTQTLTASIGNQQNSITTGDFNDDGDLDLAISHAGAGISILENDQPPFTDLGLIIPAVRDGDVAWADYDNDGDLDFLITGHDGTNRVTALYAYTGAGFSAVSTNLPAVNYSIAVWGDYDGDGDLDLFLYGNSDAGAINDIYRNDGGGTFTPISAGLAVETSGSAAWGDLDNDGDLDLVLHNTLYLNENGTFSVFTTNLTKTVSVSLGDYDNDGDLDILQGGVWVGNTTALYRNDLNVLGTFTQVSTSITPLGDGTVAWGDVDNDGDLDVLLAGYNANDRTEVWQNSAGVFTYAAGFQEIVYGEGAWGDYDNDGDLDILTTGAYGSGAYTDIYRNDAGSFTKAVSLTGLRESDIAWGDYDGDGDLDILSNGQDASSIRHSIVYRNNATTPNTAPTVPGGMNASLSGSQVDFSWGSATDTETATPGLTYNLRVGTTPGGSQIMPAQADAATGFRRIAALGNTNHDTTWTLYDLPDGTYYWSVQAVDAGFAGSAFASEQTFLVAVPPAAPTNLAATPGNQQITLTWSANTEPDLSHYLVYQGSTSGFDTTGAGVGQTSDTIFTVASLSNGTPIGSW, encoded by the coding sequence ATGCTAATACCGCACCTTGGCCTGGCCCAATCCTGGATTAGTTCTACTTCTCCATCGCGCAACGCACTCAATAGCGACAAGTCCACAAATATCAATATTGAATTCTCTCAGGATATTAATTCAGCTACGCTTACAAATTCTACGATCAAAGTGAATGGCTCACAGAGTGGCCTGCACACCAGTACCGATATCAACTATAATGCTGGTACAAGAATAGTGGTTTTCAATCCTGACACTGATTTCAAAGTTGGTGAGTTTGTATCTGTAACACTTACTACAGGAATAAAGAACTCCGGTGGAAGCTCGATGACGACGCCTTACATCTGGACGTTTGCGATAGGGACAACTGCTGGAACAGGGATGTTTGGAAGTGCGGGAAGTGTAAGTGTTGGAGATCTACCCAAGTCGATTGCCACAAATGATTATGATGGAGACGGGGACCTGGACATGGCTATTGCCAATTGGTCTTCACATAACGTCTCGATTGTAATGAATGATGGCAATGGAAATTTCACCGTTAACTCAACAATAAATGTAGGGAATTACCCAACATCAATAATAGCAGCGGATTTCGATGCCGACGGAGACGCAGATTTGTCGGTCTTGAATAATGGCTCGAAAACAGTATCCATTCTGAAAAATAATGGGAGTGGTACATTTTCTCAATTTTCATCGGCTAACACTGGTTCGGCAGGAGGCAACAGCCTGGCTAATGGAGATTTTGATGGAGATGGGGATTTAGATTTAGTTGTGGTTGAGACTTCTTCCACTGAAGCTGAATCCATAATTCTTCGTAACGATGGTATCGGTAACTTCGCTTTAGAACAAACCCTCCTGTTTAGCACGAGACTCTTTTCCGCCACCCCAGGTGATTTTGATGGGGATGCTGATCTAGATCTGGCCTTTTCACATAACGTCGCAACAGTGACAATTATGGTGAATAATGGGAGTGGTAATTTCACATTAGGCTCGACCCTTTCGGTGGGTGACGGCACTCGAGGAATTACCAATGGGGATATCGACAATGACGGCGATTTAGACATCTGTGTAGTAAATACCAACTCGAACACTGTCTCGATTCTCAAGAATGACGGGACTGGTACTTTCATTGAAGACTCAACGCCATCCGTCGGTGCTAGCCCTCAGGCCATAGCTATCGGAGATTTTGATAGCGATGGAGACTTGGATTTAGGGACAGCAAACTATGGATCGTCAACAGCCTCAATCCTGAAAAATGATGCGGCCGGGAATTTCACCCAAACACTAACAGCATCCATCGGAAATCAACAAAATTCAATAACCACCGGCGACTTCAATGATGACGGTGATCTCGATCTGGCAATCTCACATGCAGGCGCAGGAATTTCAATACTAGAGAATGATCAACCCCCCTTCACCGACCTGGGGCTGATCATTCCCGCCGTGCGCGACGGCGACGTGGCTTGGGCTGATTATGACAACGATGGCGACCTGGACTTCCTGATCACCGGCCACGATGGTACCAACCGCGTGACGGCACTCTACGCTTATACGGGGGCCGGATTCTCGGCCGTGTCGACCAACCTGCCGGCGGTGAACTACAGCATTGCGGTTTGGGGGGACTACGACGGTGATGGCGACCTGGACCTGTTCCTCTATGGAAATTCGGATGCGGGTGCGATCAATGATATCTACCGCAACGACGGCGGCGGGACGTTTACGCCCATCAGCGCCGGGCTGGCCGTTGAAACCTCCGGGTCGGCGGCTTGGGGAGACTTGGACAACGACGGCGACCTGGATCTGGTCTTGCATAACACCCTCTACCTGAATGAGAACGGGACCTTCTCGGTCTTCACGACTAACCTGACCAAGACAGTTTCCGTGAGTTTGGGTGACTACGATAACGACGGTGACCTGGATATCCTCCAGGGCGGTGTATGGGTCGGCAATACCACCGCCCTGTACCGCAACGACCTGAACGTTCTGGGCACCTTCACCCAGGTCAGTACCTCCATCACGCCACTGGGAGACGGTACGGTGGCCTGGGGCGACGTCGACAACGACGGTGACCTGGACGTATTGCTGGCTGGCTATAATGCCAACGACCGCACGGAGGTATGGCAGAACTCTGCGGGGGTGTTTACCTATGCCGCCGGGTTCCAGGAGATCGTGTACGGCGAAGGAGCTTGGGGTGACTATGATAATGACGGTGACCTGGATATCCTGACGACAGGCGCCTACGGTAGTGGGGCGTATACTGATATCTACCGCAACGACGCGGGTTCATTCACCAAGGCTGTTTCTTTAACGGGATTGCGGGAATCGGACATCGCCTGGGGCGACTACGACGGCGATGGAGACCTGGATATCCTTTCCAACGGGCAGGACGCCTCCAGCATCCGTCACTCCATCGTCTACCGCAACAACGCCACCACACCCAATACAGCCCCCACCGTGCCGGGCGGTATGAACGCGTCATTATCTGGCAGCCAGGTGGATTTCAGCTGGGGCAGTGCTACCGATACGGAGACGGCCACGCCCGGTCTAACCTACAATCTGCGGGTCGGTACAACACCAGGCGGCAGCCAGATCATGCCTGCCCAGGCGGACGCGGCTACCGGTTTCCGGCGGATTGCGGCCCTGGGCAATACCAACCACGATACCACCTGGACCCTCTATGACCTGCCTGATGGTACTTACTATTGGTCGGTGCAGGCGGTGGATGCAGGCTTCGCCGGTTCGGCCTTTGCCTCGGAACAGACATTCTTGGTGGCTGTTCCCCCCGCCGCTCCCACCAACCTCGCCGCCACCCCCGGCAACCAGCAGATCACCCTTACATGGTCCGCCAACACCGAGCCGGACCTGAGCCACTACCTCGTCTACCAGGGCAGCACCAGCGGCTTCGATACCACCGGTGCGGGAGTGGGACAGACCAGCGACACCATCTTTACCGTCGCTAGCCTGAGCAACGGCACACCTATTGGTTCGTGGTAG